Proteins encoded together in one Formosa sp. Hel3_A1_48 window:
- a CDS encoding TlpA family protein disulfide reductase yields MRKLFFTFLLGSTLLNCQSESFTSFSEAALNDEFISLSDERVSFSTVLEKHKGKTIFVDVWASWCKDCLKAIPKFKELQSEFPEMAYVHLSLDKSLSAWKKGIQKHKLKGDHYFMQSGWKGPMGTFLDLDWIPRYMIVDASGKIVVYKAIKTKDKNLRKHLK; encoded by the coding sequence ATGAGAAAACTATTTTTCACCTTTTTACTTGGTAGTACCTTACTAAACTGTCAGTCCGAATCTTTCACCTCTTTTTCAGAAGCTGCACTTAACGATGAATTTATAAGCCTAAGCGATGAGCGGGTGTCCTTCAGTACGGTTTTAGAGAAGCACAAGGGTAAAACCATATTTGTAGATGTCTGGGCATCATGGTGTAAGGATTGTTTAAAAGCGATACCAAAATTTAAGGAATTGCAAAGTGAATTCCCTGAGATGGCCTATGTTCATTTATCATTAGACAAATCTTTGAGTGCTTGGAAAAAGGGTATACAAAAGCACAAGTTAAAAGGAGATCATTACTTTATGCAATCGGGCTGGAAAGGACCTATGGGAACTTTTTTAGACTTAGACTGGATACCACGCTATATGATTGTTGATGCCAGTGGAAAAATAGTGGTATACAAAGCCATAAAAACTAAAGATAAAAACCTAAGAAAACACTTAAAATGA